A region of Oceanicoccus sp. KOV_DT_Chl DNA encodes the following proteins:
- the gmhB gene encoding D-glycero-beta-D-manno-heptose 1,7-bisphosphate 7-phosphatase, translated as MKLVILDRDGVINKDSDAFVKNADEWIPIDGSIKAIARLCKAGFTVVVATNQSGIGRGLFDLDALNAMHKKMHTLVEKAGGKITGVFYCPHGPDDGCACRKPKAGLINAIEQDLNTSANGAIVIGDSLRDLQAG; from the coding sequence ATGAAATTAGTCATACTTGACCGTGACGGTGTTATTAATAAAGACTCTGATGCCTTTGTTAAAAACGCCGACGAATGGATTCCTATTGATGGCAGCATTAAAGCGATCGCCAGGCTTTGCAAAGCAGGATTCACTGTCGTGGTAGCGACTAACCAATCCGGCATCGGTCGAGGTTTGTTCGACCTTGATGCATTGAATGCCATGCATAAAAAAATGCATACCTTAGTAGAAAAAGCCGGTGGAAAAATCACCGGCGTTTTTTACTGCCCGCACGGCCCTGACGATGGCTGTGCTTGCCGCAAACCAAAAGCGGGCTTAATTAATGCTATAGAGCAGGACCTAAACACCTCAGCCAATGGCGCTATCGTAATCGGCGATTCGCTGCGGGATTTACAAGCGGGCTAA
- the glyS gene encoding glycine--tRNA ligase subunit beta, with the protein MTDFLVEIGTEELPPTALLKLSNSFTEQVEAGIRAAGLEFTHIEPFATPRRLAVVVSQLDEQTAAKEIVNWGPPAAIAFDAEGNPSKAATAFAKKNGIKLEDLTTENDGKADKLVYRSTEAGKAAADLLPAIVQTALDKLPIAKRMRWGASRTEFVRPAKWIVMMQGSKVIDCEILGFKTANITRGHRFHCDTTLEIANPAAYADLLSNSGHIVPSYAQRKTQIREQVMAEGEKLGGVAVIEESLLEEVTGLVEWPVALTGSFEQRFLEVPAEALISSMSEHQKYFHVVDKAGKLMPHFITVANIVSNDPAQVISGNERVIRPRLSDAAFFFETDKKIKLETRLEKLKSVVFQAKLGTIYDKAQRVKALAASIAESIGSNAEYAGRAGELCKADLVSDMVLEFDKMQGIAGRYYALADGEAEEVAEAIKDQYLPKFAGDALPASLTGCAVALADRLDTIVGIFGIGQPPTGSKDPFALRRATLGVLRIIVEKELDLDLRMLISQAQQLHGNLPAADGLVDTVLNYMVERFRAGYEEANIPAEVFMAVSAKGLSQPLDIDHRVKAVNNFNTLPEAQALAAANKRVSNILAKLEDESTIGSVDNSLLVDAAEKALAQLVQAKAEQLQPLFAQRQYQQALAALADLREPVDSFFEDVMVMADDEALKNNRLALLKQLRGLFLEVADISLLVPAK; encoded by the coding sequence ATGACTGACTTTCTTGTCGAAATAGGGACGGAAGAATTACCCCCAACTGCACTGCTAAAACTTTCTAACAGTTTTACGGAGCAAGTAGAAGCTGGCATACGTGCCGCAGGTTTGGAATTTACCCACATAGAACCCTTTGCAACACCACGCCGCTTAGCCGTTGTGGTTAGCCAGCTGGACGAACAGACCGCAGCCAAAGAGATCGTTAACTGGGGACCACCAGCTGCCATCGCTTTTGATGCCGAGGGTAATCCCTCGAAGGCCGCCACTGCCTTTGCCAAAAAAAATGGCATCAAGCTTGAAGACTTAACCACCGAAAACGACGGCAAGGCTGACAAACTGGTTTACCGTTCTACGGAAGCCGGTAAAGCTGCCGCGGACTTACTCCCGGCTATCGTGCAAACCGCACTGGATAAACTGCCCATTGCCAAGCGCATGCGCTGGGGTGCCAGTCGTACTGAATTTGTGCGTCCGGCCAAATGGATCGTGATGATGCAGGGGAGCAAGGTCATTGACTGTGAAATCCTCGGCTTCAAAACAGCTAATATCACCCGTGGTCACCGCTTTCATTGTGATACCACGTTAGAGATCGCCAACCCCGCAGCCTACGCTGATTTATTAAGTAATAGTGGCCACATTGTTCCGAGTTACGCACAACGTAAAACGCAAATACGTGAACAGGTAATGGCTGAAGGCGAGAAATTGGGCGGCGTCGCAGTCATTGAAGAAAGTCTGTTAGAGGAGGTGACCGGCCTGGTTGAATGGCCCGTCGCACTGACCGGTAGTTTTGAGCAACGCTTTTTAGAGGTCCCTGCCGAAGCGTTGATCTCTTCTATGAGCGAACACCAAAAATATTTTCACGTTGTCGATAAGGCTGGTAAGTTAATGCCGCACTTTATTACCGTGGCGAATATTGTCAGCAACGACCCCGCACAAGTCATTAGTGGTAACGAGCGCGTTATTCGCCCACGCTTATCCGATGCTGCGTTCTTTTTTGAAACTGACAAAAAGATCAAACTGGAAACACGGCTGGAAAAACTGAAGTCTGTGGTATTTCAGGCCAAGCTCGGCACTATTTACGACAAAGCCCAGCGGGTAAAAGCGCTTGCGGCCTCTATTGCTGAATCTATCGGCAGTAACGCTGAGTACGCTGGCCGCGCAGGCGAGCTATGTAAAGCAGATTTAGTGTCCGACATGGTCCTGGAATTCGACAAAATGCAAGGCATCGCTGGTCGCTATTATGCGCTGGCCGATGGCGAAGCCGAAGAAGTCGCAGAAGCCATCAAGGATCAATACCTGCCCAAGTTTGCCGGTGATGCACTCCCTGCCAGTTTAACCGGTTGTGCAGTTGCGCTGGCTGATCGGCTGGACACCATTGTCGGTATTTTTGGTATTGGACAACCCCCCACCGGCTCCAAAGATCCTTTTGCCTTGCGCCGGGCAACGTTAGGTGTGTTGCGTATTATTGTCGAAAAAGAATTAGATCTGGATTTGCGCATGTTGATTAGCCAAGCACAGCAACTGCACGGCAATTTACCTGCTGCCGATGGTCTGGTCGATACCGTACTGAACTATATGGTCGAACGGTTCCGTGCCGGATATGAAGAAGCAAACATTCCCGCCGAGGTATTTATGGCAGTGTCTGCAAAAGGTTTATCGCAGCCATTGGATATTGATCATCGCGTCAAAGCCGTTAATAACTTTAACACTTTACCTGAGGCGCAAGCTTTAGCCGCGGCTAACAAGCGCGTATCTAATATTTTGGCGAAGCTAGAGGACGAATCCACTATTGGTTCGGTTGATAATAGTTTGCTAGTAGACGCAGCTGAAAAAGCATTAGCGCAATTGGTGCAAGCTAAAGCCGAACAATTACAACCGTTATTTGCCCAGCGCCAATACCAACAAGCATTAGCAGCGCTGGCTGATTTACGCGAACCGGTCGATAGTTTCTTTGAAGATGTCATGGTGATGGCTGACGATGAAGCCTTGAAAAATAATCGCTTGGCTTTATTGAAACAGCTGCGCGGTTTATTTTTAGAAGTCGCAGATATTTCGCTATTGGTTCCCGCTAAATAG
- the glyQ gene encoding glycine--tRNA ligase subunit alpha has product MPAKATAQANVKTFQGLIFALQQYWAEQGCVILQPLDMEVGAGTFHPGTFLRAIGPETWNAAYVQPCRRPTDGRYGENPNRLQHYYQFQVVMKPNPANIQELYLDSLRALGIDPLIHDIRFVEDNWESPTLGAWGLGWEVWLNGMEVTQFTYFQQVGGLECYPVTGEITYGIERIAMYLQGVDSIYDLVWTEGPEGIVTYGDVFHQNEVEMSTFNFEEADVEQLFKTFDHCEAESQRLIDKGLPLPAYEMVMKASHAFNLLDARHAISVTERQRFILRVRTLARGVAQAYFDARKKLGFPLAPQHLRDEVLAASPEDK; this is encoded by the coding sequence ATTCCAGCGAAAGCAACTGCGCAAGCAAACGTTAAAACTTTTCAGGGTCTTATTTTTGCCCTGCAACAATACTGGGCCGAGCAAGGCTGCGTGATTTTACAGCCTTTGGATATGGAAGTAGGGGCCGGCACATTTCATCCCGGCACTTTTCTGCGCGCCATTGGCCCGGAAACCTGGAATGCAGCGTATGTGCAACCCTGCCGCCGCCCCACCGATGGCCGCTACGGGGAAAACCCCAACCGCTTACAACACTATTACCAATTTCAGGTAGTGATGAAACCCAACCCCGCCAATATTCAAGAGTTGTATCTGGATTCGCTACGGGCATTGGGGATTGACCCATTGATACACGATATTCGATTTGTTGAAGATAACTGGGAATCCCCCACCCTCGGTGCCTGGGGACTGGGCTGGGAAGTGTGGCTCAACGGGATGGAAGTGACCCAATTCACCTATTTCCAGCAAGTCGGCGGACTGGAATGCTATCCCGTCACCGGTGAAATCACCTACGGTATCGAACGTATTGCCATGTACCTGCAAGGTGTCGACAGTATCTACGATCTAGTGTGGACCGAAGGACCGGAAGGGATTGTCACTTACGGCGACGTTTTCCATCAAAATGAAGTCGAAATGTCGACCTTTAACTTTGAAGAGGCCGATGTTGAACAACTATTTAAAACCTTCGACCACTGTGAAGCCGAAAGTCAGCGTTTGATCGACAAGGGTCTGCCGCTGCCCGCCTATGAGATGGTGATGAAAGCGTCCCATGCATTTAATTTACTGGATGCCCGCCACGCAATTTCGGTGACAGAACGGCAACGCTTTATTTTGCGCGTACGCACTCTGGCTCGTGGCGTTGCCCAAGCTTACTTTGATGCCCGTAAAAAATTAGGCTTCCCACTGGCACCGCAGCACCTGCGCGATGAAGTACTCGCCGCCAGCCCGGAGGACAAATAA
- a CDS encoding lysophospholipid acyltransferase family protein → MKSLASSFVVFLFKLFSLFSLSSLRLLGRAMGRMAWWLNGDSRRVIEENLALCFPEKSAGEREQLTQSRLQHLGMMAFELAFVWQRPAEQVLAKIIAIEGDELVREPLANGQGVIVLAPHIGNWEVLGFYLADQFTVTNMYQPPPTLLWTK, encoded by the coding sequence ATGAAATCACTGGCCTCCTCATTTGTTGTTTTCTTATTTAAGCTGTTCTCCCTGTTTTCGCTATCGAGTTTGCGTTTACTGGGGCGTGCAATGGGTCGAATGGCGTGGTGGCTTAATGGCGATTCGCGCAGAGTAATAGAAGAAAATTTAGCGCTGTGTTTTCCTGAAAAGAGTGCTGGGGAGCGTGAGCAGTTAACCCAATCACGGCTTCAGCACCTTGGTATGATGGCTTTTGAGCTAGCTTTCGTTTGGCAGCGGCCAGCCGAACAAGTATTGGCGAAGATTATTGCTATTGAAGGAGATGAGTTGGTCCGGGAGCCGTTGGCTAACGGACAAGGGGTGATAGTTTTGGCGCCACATATTGGTAATTGGGAGGTACTTGGTTTTTATCTGGCAGACCAATTTACCGTCACCAATATGTACCAGCCCCCGCCAACCCTGCTTTGGACAAAATGA
- a CDS encoding lysophospholipid acyltransferase family protein has protein sequence MIYQARSCNGAKLAPTNTSGVKALLRALKNGETVGVLPDQTPITSGGDFAPFFGIPALTGTLSFNLIQRTGAKVVVAYAERVGPGAGFKVVFEAVADDIASADQLVSLTALNNAVEQCARKIPEQYQWEYKRFKKQPAGAKKYYRKKK, from the coding sequence ATGATCTATCAAGCCAGAAGCTGTAATGGCGCTAAGTTGGCGCCCACCAACACCAGTGGGGTGAAGGCGTTGTTGCGTGCGCTGAAAAATGGCGAGACAGTAGGTGTATTGCCCGACCAAACCCCTATAACAAGTGGCGGTGACTTTGCACCCTTTTTTGGTATTCCAGCACTTACCGGCACCTTGAGCTTTAATTTGATTCAGCGCACTGGCGCAAAAGTAGTAGTGGCCTACGCCGAGCGTGTAGGGCCTGGCGCTGGTTTTAAAGTAGTGTTTGAGGCGGTGGCAGACGATATTGCCTCGGCGGATCAATTGGTTTCATTAACAGCCCTTAATAACGCCGTAGAGCAATGTGCGCGTAAAATACCTGAACAATATCAGTGGGAATATAAACGGTTTAAAAAACAGCCGGCCGGGGCAAAAAAATATTACCGCAAAAAAAAATAA
- a CDS encoding alpha/beta hydrolase has protein sequence MSWQASVFNMIFRLQKPGLKKKNFSQAKESMQATMARAEQAFKLPDYATLSHETINGVPCEWLSTGANQRGVVLYFHGGAFMVGSPPAAHRELAWRLSAAADMKVLLVDYRLTPEHIFPAALDDGLTVYRWLLDNGYIADHIAFAGDSAGGNMTLAVMLLAQQNNLPLPAAGVCLSPWADLTHVGDSIVSNEKKDPMLPVNILINAAQVYAGDKLLDDPLISPVFADFTGFPPLQVFAGSTEILLSDAQRIAENARAKNVEVEFKAWHKQAHAFPVMAQFLPEARQAITEMGKFLTTKIGTL, from the coding sequence ATGAGTTGGCAAGCCAGTGTATTTAATATGATCTTTCGGTTACAAAAACCGGGATTAAAGAAAAAGAATTTTTCCCAAGCAAAAGAAAGCATGCAAGCGACAATGGCGCGAGCAGAGCAGGCGTTCAAACTACCGGATTACGCTACTCTTAGCCACGAAACGATTAACGGCGTACCTTGTGAGTGGCTAAGTACCGGTGCCAATCAGCGAGGTGTGGTGCTGTATTTTCATGGTGGTGCTTTTATGGTGGGCTCACCGCCTGCCGCGCATCGTGAATTAGCTTGGCGGCTATCGGCTGCGGCGGATATGAAAGTGTTGTTAGTGGATTATCGATTAACACCTGAGCATATTTTCCCCGCAGCGCTGGATGATGGTTTAACCGTTTACCGTTGGCTATTAGATAATGGTTATATCGCAGATCACATTGCATTTGCTGGTGATTCTGCCGGCGGCAATATGACGCTGGCAGTGATGTTGTTGGCACAGCAAAACAATTTACCACTGCCAGCGGCGGGGGTTTGTTTATCGCCCTGGGCAGACCTGACCCATGTGGGTGATTCGATTGTCAGCAATGAGAAGAAAGATCCAATGCTCCCCGTTAATATATTGATTAATGCCGCGCAGGTTTATGCGGGCGATAAGCTTTTGGATGACCCGCTAATCTCACCGGTATTTGCTGATTTCACCGGTTTTCCGCCACTGCAAGTCTTTGCGGGCAGTACCGAAATTTTATTGAGCGATGCGCAACGAATAGCCGAAAACGCCCGCGCAAAAAATGTCGAGGTAGAATTCAAGGCCTGGCATAAACAAGCCCATGCTTTTCCGGTAATGGCACAATTTTTACCGGAGGCTCGACAAGCCATTACCGAAATGGGCAAATTTTTAACGACAAAAATAGGCACACTTTAA
- the djlA gene encoding co-chaperone DjlA, with product MFFGKLIGGLIGFFTFGIFGAIIGVMAGSFFDKGIAQAMGFDYGADRVRLQRLFFEAAFKIMGHLAKADGRISEEEIAQAEVLIERLGLTAENRKEAISFFKLGAQADFQLEPTIASFINEGGRQHNLPILLLEFLFSMALADGELHPAEKAILQRCAEYLGIGARQFEQLLAMLAAQQNFQGGQYQYRGGQQASSADELKLAYQALGVKATDSDSTIKKTYRKLMSQHHPDKLIAQGVPEDMLKVATEKAQEIQGAYDLIKQARK from the coding sequence ATGTTCTTTGGCAAATTAATTGGCGGCCTTATTGGTTTTTTCACCTTTGGTATTTTTGGCGCCATCATTGGTGTAATGGCCGGTAGTTTTTTTGATAAAGGTATCGCGCAAGCAATGGGTTTTGATTATGGTGCTGACCGTGTTCGCTTGCAGCGGTTATTCTTTGAAGCGGCATTTAAAATTATGGGGCATTTGGCAAAAGCTGATGGCCGGATAAGCGAAGAAGAAATTGCCCAGGCTGAAGTACTCATTGAGCGCTTGGGACTTACAGCAGAAAATCGCAAAGAAGCGATCAGTTTTTTTAAGCTAGGAGCACAAGCAGATTTTCAGCTAGAACCAACGATAGCCAGCTTTATTAATGAAGGCGGCCGCCAGCATAATTTGCCAATTTTATTACTGGAATTTTTGTTTAGCATGGCACTGGCTGACGGTGAACTACACCCGGCGGAAAAAGCTATCCTGCAACGCTGTGCGGAATATCTGGGTATTGGCGCGCGCCAATTTGAACAATTACTGGCAATGTTAGCCGCCCAGCAAAATTTTCAGGGTGGACAATATCAATATCGTGGTGGTCAGCAAGCTTCCAGTGCAGATGAATTAAAACTGGCTTATCAAGCCTTGGGCGTCAAAGCTACGGACAGTGATAGCACGATAAAAAAAACGTATCGAAAATTAATGAGTCAGCATCACCCGGATAAACTAATTGCACAAGGCGTGCCGGAAGATATGCTTAAAGTTGCCACTGAAAAAGCGCAGGAAATCCAAGGCGCTTATGATTTGATAAAGCAGGCGCGCAAGTAA
- a CDS encoding rhodanese-like domain-containing protein — translation MKYINHKIAALILLFISACSNADKPSLIEQAELLSRIDDGSAPLIVDVRTIAEYESGHVPGAVNIPFGNYQQSLADLGLEKNREIVVYCETGGRAKKVEQHLRHQGFFEIRHLDGDMRAWRKAQLKTE, via the coding sequence ATGAAATACATAAATCATAAAATTGCCGCGTTGATATTGCTGTTTATTTCAGCGTGTTCCAATGCCGACAAACCGTCCTTGATTGAACAGGCTGAATTGCTTAGTCGTATTGATGATGGCAGTGCCCCACTGATCGTTGATGTGAGAACGATTGCGGAATATGAAAGCGGGCATGTGCCTGGTGCAGTCAATATCCCCTTTGGGAACTATCAGCAGTCGCTGGCAGATTTAGGGCTGGAAAAAAATCGTGAAATTGTGGTTTATTGTGAAACCGGTGGCCGTGCCAAAAAAGTCGAACAGCATTTACGTCATCAAGGGTTTTTTGAAATTCGGCATCTTGATGGTGATATGCGCGCTTGGCGCAAAGCGCAGTTAAAAACTGAATAA
- a CDS encoding serine/threonine protein phosphatase, with amino-acid sequence MRFICFAFFATLLAACSTVTPPLDKPFTVAVLPDTQNALDYRHQKAAGFALDSSELLIQQMQFIVANSQANGGDIAFVAAVGDVWQHQTKRMDEQHKARGFQTIENPFFALELEITDKTFTVEIPKAIEAYSLLDQANIPFGVAPGNHDYDAMWSDSSFPLAPIKNIRELTITPEDLGMLHIGGLDNFRSAFSSDSPFFMDKPWYISSFNGGANSAQLFNGGGYRFLHIAVEMQPADDVIEWATKVITENPGLPTIISTHDYLNVDGERLANPIVDLNRIDPDFHNSAEEMWQKFISRHDQIFLVLCGHQHGQSMRVDNNVNGYKVYQVLADYQDRGQAGIDHGQPLDPHRRIPVGTGDGWLRLMTFDVAAKNPTITVKTYSSYYQAYSSEIKTYAQWYKNHEQPEMTDKAFYAADDFIIELDDFKQRFRQSQKTYRQ; translated from the coding sequence ATGAGATTTATTTGTTTTGCATTTTTTGCCACATTACTTGCGGCGTGCAGTACTGTTACACCACCATTAGACAAACCTTTTACTGTAGCTGTGCTCCCTGATACTCAAAACGCACTCGACTATAGACATCAAAAGGCAGCAGGCTTTGCCCTTGATAGCAGTGAGCTATTAATACAGCAAATGCAATTTATTGTTGCCAATAGCCAGGCAAACGGCGGAGATATTGCTTTTGTCGCAGCTGTCGGTGATGTTTGGCAGCATCAAACCAAGCGCATGGATGAGCAACATAAAGCGCGAGGTTTTCAAACCATTGAGAATCCTTTTTTTGCCCTTGAGTTGGAAATAACCGATAAAACGTTCACTGTAGAAATCCCCAAAGCGATTGAAGCTTATAGTCTACTGGATCAAGCCAATATCCCTTTTGGTGTTGCACCGGGCAATCATGATTATGATGCGATGTGGAGTGATTCGTCCTTTCCACTAGCACCTATTAAGAACATTCGAGAGTTAACTATAACCCCGGAAGATCTGGGTATGCTGCATATTGGTGGCCTCGATAATTTCCGTTCGGCATTTAGCAGCGATAGCCCATTTTTTATGGATAAGCCCTGGTATATCAGTAGCTTTAACGGTGGCGCCAATAGCGCCCAGCTTTTTAATGGCGGTGGTTATCGATTTTTACATATTGCTGTTGAAATGCAGCCAGCTGATGATGTGATCGAATGGGCGACTAAGGTCATTACCGAGAATCCAGGGCTGCCTACAATTATTTCTACCCATGATTATTTAAATGTCGACGGTGAGCGATTGGCAAATCCCATTGTTGACCTGAACAGAATAGACCCAGATTTTCACAACAGTGCTGAAGAAATGTGGCAAAAATTTATCAGTCGGCATGATCAGATATTTTTAGTATTGTGTGGCCATCAACACGGTCAATCGATGCGGGTTGATAACAATGTCAATGGCTATAAAGTTTATCAAGTGCTGGCGGATTATCAGGATAGAGGGCAAGCAGGCATTGATCACGGTCAGCCTTTGGATCCTCACCGACGTATACCTGTAGGCACAGGTGATGGTTGGTTGCGATTAATGACTTTTGATGTGGCAGCTAAAAATCCCACTATTACCGTCAAAACTTACTCCTCGTATTATCAGGCGTATTCCAGTGAGATAAAAACCTACGCGCAATGGTATAAAAACCATGAGCAACCTGAAATGACCGATAAAGCATTTTATGCTGCGGATGATTTCATTATTGAGTTAGATGATTTTAAGCAGCGATTTCGTCAGTCGCAAAAAACCTATCGTCAATAA
- a CDS encoding GFA family protein — MLQRKAQCHCAALTVLCEGDPTFVAMCHCQACQRRTGSAFNLGAWYAAQHVVISGETHIFQRTGEEGMQLSYHFCPACGANVYWLASSMEGFYGIAVGAFADPDFPPPTLSLYEEYRAKWVKVPEGIPCSMTTLSGINPKHHK; from the coding sequence ATGCTACAACGAAAAGCACAATGTCATTGCGCGGCTCTGACAGTGTTGTGTGAGGGTGATCCCACGTTTGTTGCGATGTGTCATTGTCAGGCGTGCCAGCGAAGAACCGGGTCCGCGTTTAATTTAGGGGCGTGGTATGCTGCGCAACATGTGGTTATTAGCGGTGAGACTCACATCTTTCAGCGTACAGGTGAGGAAGGTATGCAGCTCAGCTATCATTTTTGCCCAGCCTGTGGTGCTAACGTCTATTGGCTAGCTTCATCTATGGAGGGGTTTTATGGTATTGCTGTTGGTGCTTTTGCCGATCCGGACTTTCCTCCACCGACACTTTCTTTATATGAAGAATACCGTGCCAAATGGGTGAAAGTACCGGAAGGTATTCCGTGTAGTATGACCACGCTGTCCGGAATAAATCCTAAACATCATAAATAA
- a CDS encoding pentapeptide repeat-containing protein, with the protein MTTAINPFAEDEYWSKTFTDLDLSGVQLSGKEFDGCTFKGCNFSDATFNKCKFVDCEFSHCNLSVINIAYSKFSDVIFDECKVIGVNWSNAAWSSLSLSAPIKFHQCIINDSSFYGLSLTEIVIEQCRAINVDFREGDFSDANFSYTDFSGSLFHKTNLSRADFSEATDYDIDIYNNIIKGAKFCRLEAVRLLDSLEVELVD; encoded by the coding sequence ATGACCACTGCCATAAACCCCTTTGCTGAAGACGAATACTGGTCCAAAACGTTTACCGATCTGGATTTATCCGGTGTTCAACTCAGCGGCAAAGAATTTGATGGCTGTACCTTTAAAGGCTGCAATTTCAGTGATGCCACTTTTAACAAGTGTAAATTCGTTGACTGCGAATTCAGCCATTGTAATTTAAGCGTAATTAATATCGCCTACAGTAAATTTTCAGACGTGATTTTTGATGAATGTAAAGTCATAGGCGTAAACTGGAGTAACGCGGCTTGGTCCAGCTTATCCCTCAGTGCCCCTATCAAGTTTCATCAATGTATTATTAATGACTCGTCGTTTTATGGCCTAAGCCTGACTGAAATTGTCATCGAACAATGCCGCGCTATTAATGTCGATTTTAGGGAAGGGGATTTCAGCGATGCAAACTTTAGTTATACCGACTTTAGTGGCAGCTTGTTCCATAAAACGAATCTCAGTCGCGCCGATTTTTCTGAAGCGACGGATTACGACATCGATATTTATAACAACATAATTAAAGGCGCAAAATTTTGCCGGTTAGAAGCCGTGCGTTTGCTCGACAGTCTGGAAGTGGAATTAGTAGATTAA
- a CDS encoding bifunctional 2-polyprenyl-6-hydroxyphenol methylase/3-demethylubiquinol 3-O-methyltransferase UbiG — MTDSSAITNKWDQRYQHKTRAGDPCWLLRNNLHLLPSTGSSLDVACGLGANALCLAAQGLQSHGWDISTVALEKLTEFAQQQSLAVTTLQRDIEQQPPAANSFDVIVVSHFLYRPIMADLVAALKPGGLLFYQTFNQNKTTAAGPSSATYLLTPNELLTLLSPLQLHFYREDGRTGQLDSGLRDCSYFIGKKI, encoded by the coding sequence GTGACTGATTCATCTGCCATTACCAACAAATGGGATCAACGCTACCAGCACAAAACCCGGGCCGGTGACCCCTGCTGGTTACTTCGCAATAACCTGCACTTGCTGCCATCTACAGGTTCGAGTTTAGATGTGGCCTGTGGTCTTGGCGCCAATGCTCTTTGTCTGGCCGCACAAGGACTGCAAAGTCATGGCTGGGATATCTCAACGGTTGCGTTAGAAAAATTAACCGAATTTGCCCAGCAACAGTCACTAGCTGTCACCACTTTACAGCGTGATATTGAACAACAACCTCCAGCGGCCAATAGCTTTGATGTTATCGTCGTTAGCCATTTTTTATACCGCCCCATCATGGCTGACTTAGTGGCCGCACTAAAGCCCGGTGGCCTATTGTTTTACCAAACCTTTAACCAGAATAAAACAACCGCAGCAGGCCCGAGTTCCGCCACCTATTTATTAACGCCGAATGAATTACTGACTTTATTATCCCCATTGCAGTTGCATTTTTATCGGGAAGATGGCCGCACGGGTCAGCTTGATTCCGGCCTTAGGGATTGCAGTTATTTTATTGGTAAAAAGATTTAG